From a single Gimesia fumaroli genomic region:
- a CDS encoding TPM domain-containing protein, with translation MQSAFTYLTEDQQKQVEQAVVEAEQQTSCEIVPVLATSSGRYDRPEDIVGLWLTVITAITLWFLFPRTAGQAGDWGGMPVVVELILAALLLVLAFIIGAVAGSRIGWLRRLFTPRQQMQDEVAARAREIFFDKRVHHTEGGTGILIYISLFEHMAVALADQAVIDKLGQTFIDQLCQKLTEGLHSGDATTAICDVIQEIGTQASTPLPRAEDDQNELHDVLVLID, from the coding sequence ATGCAGAGCGCATTTACTTATTTAACCGAAGACCAACAGAAACAGGTCGAGCAGGCAGTCGTCGAAGCCGAACAACAGACATCCTGCGAAATCGTACCTGTTCTGGCAACGTCTTCAGGCCGTTACGACCGCCCCGAAGACATCGTCGGGCTCTGGCTGACAGTCATCACGGCGATCACTCTCTGGTTCTTGTTCCCCAGGACCGCCGGACAGGCAGGAGACTGGGGCGGCATGCCTGTAGTCGTCGAACTGATCCTGGCCGCGCTGTTATTGGTCCTGGCGTTCATCATTGGCGCCGTCGCCGGCAGTCGCATTGGCTGGCTCAGACGCCTCTTCACACCCCGCCAGCAAATGCAGGATGAAGTCGCCGCCCGGGCACGCGAAATCTTCTTTGACAAACGTGTCCACCATACCGAAGGGGGAACCGGCATCCTGATCTACATCTCCCTCTTTGAGCACATGGCCGTCGCTCTGGCTGATCAGGCGGTCATCGACAAGCTCGGCCAAACCTTCATCGACCAGCTCTGCCAGAAACTGACCGAAGGCCTGCATTCAGGCGATGCAACCACAGCAATATGCGATGTCATCCAGGAAATCGGCACACAGGCCTCCACACCCCTGCCCCGCGCAGAAGATGATCAGAATGAATTGCACGATGTCCTGGTACTCATCGACTAA
- a CDS encoding uracil-DNA glycosylase: MNESADRRSQRAARQLIESWQRAGVTHLKRMAPVPQPPVEEAPAIQPAAPVVSQPPEPSPVQRETQPVLEAGSPLPSAPAEIAPRDVVNETETPRKEMSVARTAKSKLTKAERQAELEIVAAKVAKCKKCPELASTRTQTVFGVGNPKAKIMFIGEAPGADEDKQGEPFVGRAGKLMDKIIEACQIKRSDIYIANILRCRPPGNRNPTNEEADNCRGFLDAQIEIVDPDYIVCWGSVAAKNLLHSELPIGKMRGQFYEYGRARVVCTYHPSYLLRNPSAKKNVWDDMIYLFADMGVDLKAQS; the protein is encoded by the coding sequence ATGAATGAAAGTGCGGACCGACGTTCGCAGCGGGCAGCCCGCCAATTAATTGAAAGCTGGCAACGTGCGGGAGTCACGCATTTGAAGCGTATGGCTCCGGTTCCACAACCGCCTGTCGAAGAAGCTCCCGCGATTCAACCGGCTGCGCCCGTTGTGTCTCAGCCTCCTGAGCCCTCTCCGGTTCAGAGGGAAACACAACCGGTGCTGGAAGCGGGATCACCCCTGCCGTCGGCACCGGCCGAGATCGCGCCCCGTGATGTCGTCAACGAGACTGAAACCCCTCGAAAGGAAATGAGTGTGGCTCGAACAGCAAAATCGAAATTGACCAAAGCCGAACGACAGGCAGAGTTGGAGATCGTTGCCGCGAAGGTTGCGAAATGTAAAAAATGCCCGGAGCTGGCTTCAACACGAACGCAAACCGTCTTTGGCGTGGGGAATCCAAAAGCTAAAATCATGTTTATCGGCGAAGCCCCCGGTGCCGACGAGGATAAACAGGGAGAACCGTTCGTTGGTCGGGCAGGGAAGTTGATGGATAAGATTATCGAAGCCTGCCAGATAAAACGCAGCGACATTTACATCGCAAATATTCTGCGTTGTCGACCGCCGGGAAACCGGAATCCGACAAACGAAGAAGCTGATAACTGCCGTGGATTTCTGGATGCCCAGATTGAGATCGTCGATCCCGACTACATTGTCTGCTGGGGCTCAGTGGCGGCGAAGAATCTGCTACATTCCGAGTTGCCGATCGGGAAGATGCGGGGACAGTTTTATGAGTATGGTCGGGCGCGGGTTGTCTGCACATACCATCCCTCGTATTTGTTGCGTAATCCTTCCGCGAAGAAGAATGTCTGGGATGATATGATTTACCTGTTTGCAGATATGGGCGTAGATTTAAAGGCCCAAAGCTGA
- a CDS encoding outer membrane protein assembly factor BamB family protein has translation MTHRLSLAPLRFLSLSLILCLFCQQVPAKDWPTYLVDKERAGATSDTFQLPLTPAWKYAAPAAPKTGQTDPGERVIEGHDLESRVDFDDALHVALAQGKAYFGSSVDHQIRCVDLKSGKVLWRFYTGGPIRLAPTYDNSKIYFGSDDGFVYCLDAATGKEVWKLRAGLNEEMIIARGEMVSRWPVRTSILLDDGIAYFGAGIFPHENIYLYAVNADSGKVVWKIDNLSQTSAGRNELSPQGYLLANDEFLFIPSGRSLPAAFNKKTGEQEHKRSYSWRSTAGGVVGGTQALLADGQIYSMGAHHILALSQDKGDVGFAWINGQQMAVQGEFAYLATGSEVLKVNRQEHAVGSQKAHKNDMTIKSLFSKLRKLKGEKAKAARAEIKTLQDENKKLAKAGLIWEQATPARDALIVAGDKVVVGGQDQVLILDEKSGKVLETLNVKGQARGLAVSDGQLVVSTSAGEIIAFRTATETKSSEQPVDAVTLKTPYPEDKLTSLYEQAAKDILAHTNVKDGFCLVLGNEDGRLAYELARNSNLKIYCIEPDSAKVAAAREKLSQAGYYGHRITIHQTELSPLPYSRYFANLIVSDTLLKTGQIPGIPKDIATHVKPLGGTICLGAPANSKSETAASSKLTDWLKQTKLGETAQIKDLGSYALLKRGALPGAGSWSHQYGDPGNTASSKDQRVRGGLGVLWFGDPGEKKMVNRHEGAVGPLAINGRLFIQGESTIMAFDAYNGLFLWERENPQAIRTGVFQNQNPGNLVASDDSLFFMMKESCYQLDAATGKTVAKIPLPEKLNDGKHEWGYLAYQDGLIFGTATTRNELEARLKRRGRKTDDSTDALFAIDVKTGKPVWSYQGKNIAHHTIAIGPEAAYFIDSSITSEQRADILRQDKSHLKELTGKEREIAEDRLKKQDLRLAVALDIKTGKKLWANPVDVTDCSEIGIGGGKLSLLYQNNVLVICGANANGHYWKQFIAGDFSRRRMVALNSADGSILWKKDANYRHRPIIVGDKIIAEPWSYDLYTGIQHTRKHPLTGQQVPWSIMREGHHCGMLAASENLLMFRSGYTGFYDLEKDGGTRHFAGHRTGCWINAIPANGLVMIPESSAGCVCLFSISSTIVLEPREERTHWTIFSSVGPKTPVQHMALNMGAPGDRRDAHGTVWMAYPRPRPSRETGLDFKFDIKPKFAAGGGYNSLNEITHPVKEAEPPWVYTSWARGLQECTIPLLGKNDAPATYSVELSFSDLEPVALKDQQEPPLFEIKLQGKVVKKDFNPHAAKTIQVQKFNNVSVKDNLQLEFVPQNESAKQMPPALSGIEIIRSDS, from the coding sequence GTGACACACCGCCTCTCCCTCGCCCCCCTGAGATTCTTAAGCCTGAGCTTAATTCTCTGTCTGTTCTGCCAGCAGGTTCCCGCCAAAGACTGGCCCACCTATCTGGTCGACAAAGAACGAGCCGGTGCGACTTCCGATACCTTCCAGCTTCCATTAACTCCCGCCTGGAAGTACGCGGCTCCCGCTGCTCCGAAAACAGGTCAGACCGATCCGGGTGAGCGGGTCATCGAAGGGCATGATCTCGAATCACGCGTCGATTTTGATGACGCCCTCCATGTCGCACTCGCACAAGGCAAAGCCTACTTCGGTTCGTCTGTCGATCATCAGATTCGCTGTGTCGACTTGAAGTCCGGCAAGGTACTCTGGCGTTTTTATACGGGTGGTCCGATCCGTTTAGCACCGACTTATGACAACTCCAAAATCTATTTCGGCTCAGACGATGGTTTCGTGTATTGCCTGGACGCTGCGACGGGAAAAGAAGTCTGGAAATTACGAGCCGGGCTCAACGAAGAAATGATCATTGCCCGGGGAGAAATGGTTTCACGCTGGCCCGTCAGAACGAGCATTCTATTAGACGACGGCATCGCCTACTTTGGAGCCGGCATTTTCCCTCATGAAAATATTTACCTCTACGCCGTCAATGCCGACTCCGGTAAAGTCGTCTGGAAAATCGACAATCTCAGCCAGACCAGCGCCGGCCGCAATGAACTTTCTCCACAGGGTTACCTGCTGGCCAACGACGAATTTCTGTTCATTCCCTCCGGTCGCTCTCTCCCCGCTGCCTTCAACAAGAAAACGGGAGAGCAGGAACACAAGCGATCATACAGCTGGAGAAGCACAGCCGGGGGCGTGGTCGGCGGAACGCAGGCCTTACTGGCTGACGGTCAGATCTACTCCATGGGAGCACATCATATCCTGGCATTATCTCAGGATAAAGGGGACGTCGGTTTTGCCTGGATCAACGGTCAACAAATGGCCGTTCAGGGAGAGTTCGCTTATCTCGCGACTGGAAGTGAAGTCCTCAAAGTCAATCGGCAGGAACATGCCGTTGGCTCACAAAAGGCACACAAAAATGACATGACCATCAAGAGCCTGTTTTCCAAACTGCGAAAACTCAAGGGCGAAAAAGCAAAAGCCGCCCGCGCGGAAATCAAAACGTTACAGGACGAAAACAAAAAACTTGCTAAAGCAGGCTTGATCTGGGAACAGGCAACACCCGCCCGCGATGCATTGATTGTCGCGGGAGACAAAGTCGTTGTCGGCGGTCAGGATCAGGTTTTGATTCTCGATGAGAAATCAGGCAAGGTCCTGGAAACACTGAATGTCAAAGGGCAGGCACGCGGCCTGGCGGTCTCTGACGGTCAACTTGTCGTCAGCACATCCGCAGGCGAAATTATCGCCTTTCGCACAGCAACCGAGACCAAATCTTCCGAACAGCCTGTTGACGCCGTCACTCTCAAAACACCTTACCCCGAAGACAAGCTGACATCCCTGTATGAACAGGCTGCCAAAGATATTTTGGCTCATACCAATGTTAAAGACGGCTTCTGTCTGGTACTGGGTAATGAAGACGGCAGACTCGCCTATGAACTGGCACGAAACAGTAATCTTAAAATTTATTGTATCGAACCCGACAGCGCCAAAGTCGCAGCCGCCCGCGAAAAACTGAGCCAGGCCGGCTATTACGGTCACCGCATTACCATCCACCAGACGGAACTCTCTCCGCTCCCTTATTCACGGTACTTCGCAAATCTGATCGTTTCCGACACCCTACTCAAAACCGGTCAGATTCCGGGAATTCCCAAAGACATCGCCACACACGTCAAACCACTCGGCGGAACGATCTGCCTGGGTGCTCCCGCAAATTCAAAATCAGAAACAGCCGCCTCTTCGAAATTAACGGATTGGCTCAAACAGACCAAACTCGGTGAGACGGCGCAGATCAAAGACCTCGGTAGCTATGCCCTGCTCAAACGGGGTGCATTACCGGGAGCCGGCAGCTGGTCTCACCAGTATGGTGACCCGGGAAATACGGCCAGCAGTAAAGATCAACGCGTCCGCGGCGGCCTGGGGGTACTCTGGTTTGGTGATCCTGGCGAAAAGAAAATGGTCAACCGCCACGAAGGCGCCGTCGGCCCGCTGGCGATTAACGGTCGCCTGTTTATTCAAGGCGAAAGTACCATCATGGCGTTCGACGCCTACAACGGCTTGTTCCTCTGGGAACGCGAAAACCCACAGGCTATTCGAACCGGCGTATTTCAAAACCAGAACCCCGGTAACCTCGTTGCCAGCGACGATAGCCTGTTCTTCATGATGAAAGAGAGCTGCTACCAGTTGGACGCCGCGACCGGCAAAACCGTCGCGAAAATCCCACTGCCGGAAAAACTCAACGATGGAAAACATGAGTGGGGTTATCTCGCCTATCAGGACGGTCTGATTTTTGGAACCGCCACCACGCGAAATGAACTTGAAGCCCGTCTGAAGCGACGCGGTCGTAAAACCGATGATTCCACCGACGCCCTGTTTGCCATCGATGTCAAAACCGGAAAGCCAGTCTGGAGCTACCAGGGCAAAAATATCGCCCACCATACCATTGCCATCGGACCCGAAGCCGCTTATTTCATCGACAGCTCCATCACCAGCGAGCAACGTGCCGATATCCTGCGGCAGGATAAATCACACCTGAAAGAGTTGACGGGCAAAGAACGCGAAATTGCCGAAGATCGCCTGAAAAAACAGGACCTGCGTCTGGCCGTCGCCCTCGACATAAAGACCGGTAAAAAGCTCTGGGCGAATCCCGTCGACGTGACCGACTGTAGTGAAATCGGCATCGGGGGCGGCAAATTATCCCTGCTCTATCAGAACAATGTGTTAGTCATCTGTGGTGCGAATGCGAACGGCCACTATTGGAAACAGTTCATCGCCGGCGATTTCTCCCGCCGACGAATGGTGGCACTCAATTCCGCCGATGGTTCGATTCTCTGGAAGAAAGATGCCAACTATCGGCATCGCCCGATTATCGTCGGCGACAAAATCATCGCCGAGCCCTGGTCCTACGACCTTTACACCGGAATTCAACATACACGCAAACATCCCCTCACCGGGCAGCAGGTTCCCTGGAGTATTATGCGGGAAGGCCATCACTGCGGCATGCTCGCGGCTTCAGAAAATCTGTTGATGTTCCGTTCCGGCTACACCGGTTTCTACGACCTTGAAAAAGACGGCGGCACGCGGCACTTTGCCGGTCACCGCACCGGTTGCTGGATCAACGCCATTCCTGCCAACGGTCTGGTGATGATTCCCGAATCCAGTGCCGGCTGTGTCTGCCTGTTCTCAATTTCCTCCACGATTGTGCTCGAACCGCGCGAAGAACGAACGCACTGGACCATCTTCAGCTCGGTCGGTCCGAAAACCCCCGTGCAACACATGGCCCTCAACATGGGAGCTCCCGGCGACCGACGCGATGCCCATGGCACGGTCTGGATGGCGTATCCCCGTCCACGCCCCAGCCGGGAAACCGGACTCGACTTCAAATTCGATATCAAACCCAAATTCGCCGCAGGCGGTGGATACAACAGTCTCAATGAAATCACACACCCTGTCAAAGAAGCGGAACCACCCTGGGTCTATACATCCTGGGCACGCGGTTTACAAGAATGTACGATTCCCCTGTTAGGCAAGAACGATGCTCCCGCAACCTATTCTGTGGAACTTTCGTTCTCAGATCTGGAACCGGTCGCGTTGAAAGATCAGCAGGAACCGCCTCTGTTTGAGATCAAGCTGCAGGGAAAAGTCGTCAAAAAGGATTTCAATCCGCACGCGGCCAAAACAATTCAGGTACAGAAATTTAATAACGTCTCTGTGAAAGATAATCTGCAGTTGGAATTCGTTCCACAAAATGAAAGCGCAAAACAAATGCCGCCTGCATTAAGTGGAATTGAAATTATCCGCTCAGATTCATAG
- a CDS encoding TPM domain-containing protein — MNYSLQCKRACLCLILILFSFSGLTSAHALELTLDPPGDREFVRDLAGMLDENTTKQIKELCDKLLTDKATPIIVVTIDSMAKHGGADMRIETFATLLFNQWQIGHAKLGDQDWNTGILLLVSKDDRKARIELGAGWGHREDKLCQQIMNDYIIANFKQGKFDAGILAGVEALDKMARKLELPTKPVSPWTYVIIAVAIGLVIFTFVSLIRRGSSGWAWLFWGVVFAVIGTILYQMLNNRGGGGGGFSGGSFGGGFSGGGGASGSW, encoded by the coding sequence GTGAATTATTCCCTGCAATGCAAACGAGCCTGTCTCTGTCTGATTTTGATTCTGTTCAGTTTCAGCGGGCTGACTTCCGCCCATGCGCTGGAGTTGACGCTCGATCCACCCGGAGATCGTGAATTCGTTCGCGATCTCGCAGGCATGTTGGACGAAAACACCACCAAGCAGATCAAAGAACTCTGCGACAAGCTGCTCACCGACAAAGCCACACCAATCATTGTGGTCACCATTGATTCGATGGCCAAACATGGCGGGGCCGACATGCGAATCGAAACCTTCGCCACACTTCTGTTCAATCAGTGGCAGATCGGCCATGCCAAACTGGGGGACCAGGACTGGAACACCGGCATCTTACTGTTGGTTTCGAAAGACGACCGTAAAGCTCGGATCGAACTCGGTGCTGGCTGGGGTCATCGCGAAGATAAACTCTGCCAGCAGATTATGAACGATTATATCATCGCCAACTTCAAGCAGGGAAAGTTTGACGCAGGTATCCTGGCCGGAGTGGAAGCACTCGACAAGATGGCGCGCAAGCTGGAACTGCCCACGAAACCTGTTTCTCCCTGGACTTATGTCATTATCGCGGTCGCCATCGGGCTGGTCATATTCACGTTCGTCTCGCTCATCCGTCGCGGCTCCAGTGGCTGGGCCTGGTTGTTCTGGGGTGTCGTCTTCGCCGTCATTGGCACGATCCTGTATCAAATGTTAAATAACCGTGGCGGCGGTGGTGGTGGCTTTAGTGGCGGCTCATTTGGAGGTGGCTTCTCCGGAGGCGGCGGGGCATCCGGTTCCTGGTAA
- a CDS encoding alpha/beta hydrolase — MIRKLWSTCIDELFGFYLLHRFFYYQKQPLVVSNAGESVPELHSGDLTTFFSPVPTAAQLEYQPRLRPASKLTFDAAEVEDFQFLSSIQTTFPENDLVKGRHWKSTAVSRESGASPRYTVVAVDGIVQMGIRSFNRLAQRLTPCGVDVVMLDSPFNYRRTPAGYRPGQLIAGGNLDHQLTVARQGVLDLWSLILALQNQGHQIGLVGISHGAWMSLTAALLIDQLEFVMAITPPVDLFHILEEGGTVVNAIRRGVGDDVTEPERLEQLTRPLVVPNWQPRLDASAIHLHVADFDRFVPSFRIQALAEQWQAKSSHHRLGHIEATTGPKVVAQVAEDVLDFWNLKPQ, encoded by the coding sequence ATGATCCGTAAACTCTGGTCGACCTGCATTGATGAACTGTTCGGCTTTTATCTCCTGCATCGGTTTTTCTATTACCAGAAACAACCGCTGGTCGTTTCCAACGCAGGCGAATCGGTCCCCGAACTCCACAGCGGAGATCTGACCACGTTTTTTTCGCCCGTTCCCACAGCGGCACAACTGGAATATCAGCCCCGACTAAGACCGGCATCGAAGCTTACATTTGATGCCGCCGAGGTCGAGGATTTCCAATTCCTCAGTTCGATTCAAACGACGTTTCCTGAGAATGATCTGGTAAAAGGCCGCCACTGGAAATCGACGGCTGTCTCACGCGAATCGGGAGCATCGCCGCGTTATACCGTGGTCGCCGTCGATGGAATCGTGCAGATGGGAATCCGCAGTTTTAACAGGCTTGCACAACGTCTCACGCCCTGCGGCGTGGATGTCGTTATGCTGGACAGCCCGTTTAACTACCGACGCACGCCGGCAGGCTATCGTCCCGGACAACTGATTGCCGGCGGTAACCTGGATCATCAGCTCACCGTCGCCCGTCAAGGCGTACTGGACCTTTGGAGCCTGATTCTCGCTTTGCAAAACCAGGGACATCAGATCGGTCTCGTGGGCATCAGTCACGGTGCCTGGATGTCCCTGACAGCGGCCTTGTTAATCGATCAGCTCGAATTCGTGATGGCGATCACCCCCCCCGTTGACCTGTTCCATATCCTGGAAGAAGGGGGAACAGTTGTAAACGCGATTCGCCGTGGTGTCGGCGATGATGTCACTGAACCGGAACGGCTGGAACAACTCACCCGCCCCCTGGTAGTCCCCAACTGGCAGCCCCGTCTGGATGCTTCTGCCATCCACCTGCACGTCGCCGACTTCGATCGCTTTGTTCCCTCATTCCGCATTCAAGCACTGGCCGAACAATGGCAGGCAAAATCCTCCCACCATCGATTAGGTCATATCGAAGCCACCACAGGTCCGAAAGTCGTCGCACAGGTCGCGGAAGACGTTCTTGATTTCTGGAATTTGAAGCCGCAGTAA
- a CDS encoding leucine-rich repeat domain-containing protein, producing MKMKAILSLVGLCLLTGCPSSSAPPTPASQEKSSSTGAGEQAKDAKQKSAAEPDSPEAVQAFKDLDAKMVLSDDGRVLILDLKGTNAKDEDLKHLEGLPSLERLTIWGPNFTDTATEEIGKKKKLWFLNLEATAIGDEGVKNLADLQDLQVLSLRATNITNDALKVVAAFPKLKDLDLRFNKEINDEGMPLIKGMKNLKVLKVQATQVTDEGMKDVAQLPNLQRLNTWGRNISDKTLELLKDKNLVSLELDDTEISDEGMKHLKNMTNMEALHLRRDFVGNPGIENIKDMKNLQTLHLRDTVVTDEGMKNLSGLTNLTYLDLDESMIGDPGLEQIKDLKKLTRLGLWGTGTTDEGLKVISGFTELNRLNLEGTQITDDGLDALLPLKKLEYLNLSKTEIGDAGLEKLAALKNLKELQLSFSQVTDEGVDKFKAAVPGCKVKR from the coding sequence ATGAAAATGAAAGCGATTCTTTCTCTGGTAGGTTTATGTCTGTTAACGGGATGCCCCAGTTCGAGTGCGCCCCCGACTCCTGCCTCTCAAGAAAAGTCGAGCTCAACCGGTGCGGGTGAACAGGCAAAGGATGCGAAACAGAAGTCGGCGGCGGAACCGGATTCGCCTGAAGCCGTTCAGGCATTTAAAGACCTGGATGCGAAGATGGTGCTTTCGGATGATGGACGCGTGCTGATTCTGGATTTGAAAGGCACGAACGCCAAAGATGAGGACCTGAAGCATCTAGAGGGTCTGCCTTCACTGGAGCGATTGACCATCTGGGGCCCCAATTTTACCGATACGGCGACCGAAGAGATCGGCAAGAAGAAAAAACTGTGGTTCTTAAATCTGGAGGCGACCGCCATCGGTGACGAAGGGGTCAAGAATCTGGCTGATCTACAGGATCTGCAGGTGCTTTCACTGCGGGCGACGAATATTACCAATGATGCTTTGAAAGTGGTTGCCGCATTTCCCAAGTTGAAAGACCTGGATCTGCGGTTCAATAAAGAAATCAACGATGAAGGGATGCCGTTGATCAAAGGGATGAAGAACCTGAAAGTGCTCAAGGTACAGGCGACTCAGGTGACCGACGAAGGTATGAAAGATGTCGCGCAACTTCCCAATCTGCAGCGGTTGAATACGTGGGGACGCAATATTTCCGATAAAACGCTGGAACTGCTCAAGGATAAAAATCTGGTTTCGCTGGAACTGGACGATACCGAGATTTCCGATGAGGGTATGAAGCATCTGAAAAACATGACCAACATGGAAGCGTTGCATTTACGGCGGGACTTTGTGGGCAATCCCGGTATTGAGAACATCAAGGACATGAAAAATCTCCAGACACTGCATTTGCGAGATACCGTGGTGACCGATGAAGGGATGAAGAATCTGTCCGGTTTGACAAATCTGACTTATCTCGACTTGGATGAATCAATGATCGGTGACCCAGGGTTGGAACAGATCAAAGATCTGAAGAAACTGACGCGGCTGGGGCTGTGGGGAACGGGAACCACAGACGAGGGTCTGAAGGTCATTTCTGGTTTCACCGAATTGAATCGTCTCAATCTGGAAGGAACACAGATCACCGATGACGGATTAGATGCGTTGTTGCCGCTCAAAAAACTGGAATATCTCAATTTGAGTAAAACAGAAATTGGTGATGCGGGCCTGGAGAAGCTGGCTGCTTTGAAAAATCTCAAAGAGCTTCAGCTCAGTTTCTCTCAAGTGACTGATGAAGGTGTCGATAAGTTCAAAGCTGCAGTGCCGGGCTGTAAGGTGAAACGATAA
- the gltS gene encoding sodium/glutamate symporter, giving the protein MEISVTQTLIISILVLYVGSFLIDHLRWLSKYNIPSAVVGGILCSLIVAIYYTVTGREITFDLSLRDLLLLVFFSTIGLSAKLRTLADGGIALGKMLLISILFLVLQNVAGISVAALFGFNSGYGLMAGSISFAGGFGTAISWGEVAREAGLHGATEAGIACATFGLIAGGLIGGPLAEYLIQKNRLNGEIEPESLENETESGTSSIPVTIEGMLGTILALAICVSAGDVVNQWLHTKGLGLPGFLTALFVGIVLTNTLDLFQKELHSNAIRLCGDISLELFLSMSLMSMQLWTLASSVGPLLTVVVAQILVMALIAYHIVFRFMGRNYDAAVMSGGFIGLGLGATPVAMANMNALVKKYGASPQAFLVIPLMGAFFIDIANAMILRLFLSLHIY; this is encoded by the coding sequence ATGGAAATCTCAGTCACGCAAACGCTGATTATCAGTATTCTCGTGCTCTATGTCGGATCGTTCCTCATAGACCATCTTCGCTGGTTGAGTAAATACAACATCCCCTCAGCCGTGGTAGGCGGCATCCTCTGCAGCCTGATCGTGGCAATTTACTACACCGTAACCGGACGGGAAATCACGTTTGACCTCTCGTTGCGCGATCTACTGTTGCTCGTCTTCTTCAGCACCATCGGCTTATCAGCAAAGCTCCGGACCTTAGCGGACGGCGGCATCGCACTGGGCAAGATGTTGCTCATTTCCATCCTGTTTCTGGTTTTGCAAAATGTCGCCGGCATCAGCGTTGCCGCTCTGTTTGGTTTCAATTCGGGTTATGGTCTGATGGCGGGAAGTATTTCCTTCGCCGGCGGATTCGGTACGGCAATCAGCTGGGGAGAAGTTGCCCGGGAAGCCGGTCTCCACGGTGCAACGGAAGCGGGAATCGCCTGCGCCACCTTCGGCCTGATCGCCGGCGGTTTAATCGGTGGCCCGCTCGCTGAGTACTTGATTCAAAAAAACAGGCTCAATGGAGAAATTGAGCCGGAAAGCCTGGAAAACGAGACCGAATCGGGCACCAGTTCGATCCCCGTCACCATCGAAGGCATGCTCGGCACCATTCTGGCTTTGGCGATTTGTGTTTCTGCCGGCGATGTCGTCAATCAATGGTTACATACCAAAGGACTCGGATTACCCGGCTTTCTCACCGCACTGTTTGTAGGAATTGTGTTAACCAACACTCTGGACCTCTTTCAGAAAGAACTCCATTCTAACGCCATCCGACTCTGCGGAGATATCTCACTGGAACTGTTTCTCAGTATGAGTCTGATGAGTATGCAGCTCTGGACGCTGGCTTCCAGTGTCGGCCCGTTGCTAACCGTCGTCGTGGCCCAGATCCTCGTGATGGCACTCATTGCGTACCACATTGTGTTTCGTTTTATGGGAAGAAATTATGACGCAGCAGTCATGTCGGGTGGCTTCATCGGCCTCGGGTTAGGCGCCACCCCGGTCGCAATGGCAAACATGAACGCGCTCGTCAAAAAGTATGGCGCCTCCCCACAGGCATTTCTGGTGATCCCCTTAATGGGGGCCTTCTTTATTGATATCGCCAATGCCATGATCTTGCGACTGTTTTTGTCACTGCATATTTATTGA
- a CDS encoding CBS domain-containing protein, translated as MQVRVRDLMTVNPVSVLTGTSLQEAATQMILAESAEIYVIDQQQRLIGVVPDYAILKHKLMHQHLNDPIDSIMNVQLESLSPEDDALQLAHLFRDRRNSCMAVTEQGRLVGKLSCRDLFRTIMTLDSIESTEEQSSVADSQSTAESDSPASSMNPPHLNRYSLRKQLLQLNGPKCK; from the coding sequence ATGCAGGTACGAGTTCGCGATTTAATGACGGTCAATCCGGTCAGTGTGCTGACAGGAACAAGCCTCCAGGAAGCGGCGACGCAAATGATCCTGGCTGAATCTGCTGAGATCTATGTGATCGATCAGCAACAAAGGCTCATCGGGGTAGTACCCGATTATGCGATTCTCAAGCACAAACTGATGCATCAGCATCTGAATGATCCCATCGACTCGATAATGAATGTGCAACTCGAGTCACTCTCCCCCGAAGACGACGCACTGCAACTGGCCCACCTGTTTCGTGATCGCCGCAATAGCTGCATGGCTGTTACCGAGCAAGGTCGACTGGTTGGCAAACTGAGTTGCCGGGATCTCTTTCGCACCATCATGACACTGGATTCAATTGAATCAACAGAAGAACAGTCATCAGTAGCAGATTCACAATCCACAGCAGAATCCGATTCACCTGCTTCTTCGATGAACCCACCTCACCTCAACCGCTACAGTCTGAGAAAACAACTGCTCCAGTTAAACGGCCCCAAATGCAAGTAA